In Rhododendron vialii isolate Sample 1 chromosome 9a, ASM3025357v1, the following are encoded in one genomic region:
- the LOC131301959 gene encoding metal transporter Nramp7.2-like, giving the protein MGSLEQVNGESNPMAAFDVKKETPTNNTHESFDLENQKQQKPGWIKFLAYVGPGFLVSLAYIDPGNMETDLQAGARDGFELLWVILIGMIFALIIQSLAANLGVSTGKHLSELCKAEYPVFVKYCLWLLAEAAVIAADIPEVIGTAFALNILFHIPVWTGVLLTGLSTLLLIGLQRYGIRKLELLVAILVFTMAACFFGEMAYVKPPAADLLKGLFVPKLSGNTVTGDAIALLGALIMPHNLFLHSALVLSRKIPNSVRGIKDACRYFLYEMGFALFVALLINIAIIAVSATVCSDPSLSGQCNNITLNSASFLLQNVLRKSSSTIYAIALLASGQSSTITCTYAGQFIMQGFLDLKMKRWQRNLMTRTISILPSLVASLVGGAAAAGNLIIISSMILSFELPFSLIPLLKFSSSASKMGPYKSSIYIIVISWILGLGIIGINIYYLSTSFVGWMIHSTLPKAATVFIAIIVFPMMVIYVASIIYLMWRKDTVVTYIDTTKIEPAGPEDGEDSIVPYREDLADIPLPQ; this is encoded by the exons atgggaagcTTGGAACAAGTAAATGGGGAAAGCAACCCCATGGCAGCTTTTGATGTGAAGAAGGAGACTCCAACCAACAACACCCATGAAAGCTTTGATCTTGAAAATCAAAAGCAACAg AAACCTGGATGGATAAAATTTCTTGCATACGTCGGCCCTGGCTTCCTTGTGTCGTTGGCTTATATTGACCCCGGCAATA TGGAAACTGACTTGCAAGCCGGAGCTAGGGATGGATTTGAG CTACTTTGGGTGATCCTTATCGGGATGATCTTCGCCCTCATAATTCAATCACTTGCTGCAAATCTTGGCGTAAGCACCG GAAAACACCTATCGGAATTATGCAAGGCCGAGTACCCTGTATTTGTGAAGTATTGCCTCTGGCTGTTGGCAGAAGCAGCTGTCATAGCAGCAGATATTCCTGAAG ttATTGGGACAGCATTTGCCTTGAATATATTGTTTCACATACCAGTCTGGACAGGAGTCCTTCTCACCGGTTTGAGCACTCTCTTGCTTATTGGCCTTCAAAGATATGGG ATTAGGAAACTGGAATTGTTGGTAGCAATTCTGGTGTTCACAATGGCAGCATGTTTCTTTGGGGAAATGGCTTATGTGAAGCCTCCTGCTGCTGATTTGCTCAAGGGACTGTTTGTTCCAAAGCTCAGCGGCAACACTGTCACCGGAGACGCCATTGCCTTACTTGGCGCCCTAATTATGCC GCATAACCTCTTTCTCCACTCAGCTCTGGTGCTCTCTAGGAAAATACCAAATTCTGTCCGTGGCATAAAG GATGCTTGTCGGTACTTCTTGTATGAGATGGGTTTTGCCTTGTTTGTGGCATTATTGATAAATATTGCAATCATCGCAGTATCAGCAACTGTTTGTTCAGACCCAAGCCTCTCGGGACAATGCAATAACATCACTCTAAACTCTGCCTCTTTCCTTCTACAG AATGTTCTTAGGAAATCAAGTTCAACCATTTACGCCATCGCGTTGCTAGCTTCGGGACAAAGTTCAACTATCACATGCACCTATGCTGGACAATTTATCATGCAG GGTTTCTTGGATCTGAAAATGAAGAGATGGCAGAGGAACCTTATGACAAGGACCATTTCCATTTTACCAAGTCTGGTCGCCTCGCTAGTCGGTGGAGCTGCGGCAGCTGGCAATTTAATCATAATTTCATCG ATGATACTATCATTTGAACTTCCATTTTCTCTGATTCCACTCCTTAAATTCAGTAGCAGTGCCAGCAAGATGGGACCGTATAAGAGCTCAATATAT ATTATCGTGATCTCGTGGATTTTGGGGCTCGGAATCATCGGCATAAATATTTACTACCTCAGCACATCCTTCGTCGGGTGGATGATTCACAGCACTCTACCGAAAGCCGCAACCGTTTTCATCGCGATCATAGTGTTTCCAATGATGGTCATCTACGTAGCCTCCATCATTTACTTGATGTGGCGTAAAGACACGGTTGTGACATACATCGACACAACGAAGATCGAACCAGCCGGCCCGGAGGACGGGGAAGACTCCATTGTACCTTACAGAGAGGATTTGGCTGATATCCCACTCCCCCAGTAA